ACCATTTTTCTATTTCCATTCAAGTGTATACATACAAAAAAAGCAGAAGGAGACATTTTTTTGCCTCCTTCTGCTCATCTTTTAAATAATCTTATTTATCAATAAATGCCTTCATTTTCGATTTTACTTGAGCCTGAGCTGCAGCAAGTCTTGCGATTGGTACTCTGAACGGTGAACATGATACATAGTCAAGTCCTGCATTGTGGCAGAACTCTATACTGGATGGATCGCCGCCATGCTCACCACAAATTCCAAGTTTAATATCAGGTCTTGTCGCTCTTCCAAGTTCTGCTGCCATCTTAATAAGCTTGCCAACACCTTTTTCGTCAAGTCTTGCAAATGGATCTGTTTCAAATATCTTCTTTTCAAAGTAGTCATTCAAGAACTTACCAATATCGTCTCTGGAAAAACCAAATGTCATCTGAGTCAAGTCATTTGTGCCAAATGAGAAGAACTCAGCTTCTTTTGCAATCTCGTCAGCTGTAAGTGCAGCACGCGGTACTTCTATCATTGTACCAACTTTATATTCAATCTTAACACCTTTTTCTTCCATAACTTTTTCAGCTGTTTTTACAATAATGTCTTTAATATACTTGAGCTCTTTTACTTCACCAACAAGAGGAACCATTATTTCAGGAACAACATCAATTCCTTCATTCTTTACATTGATCGCTGCCTCGATAATAGCCCTTGTCTGCATTTCGGCAATTTCTGGATATGTTACAGCCAATCGGCAACCTCTGTGTCCAAGCATCGGGTTAAGCTCATGCAAGCTCTGAACAATTGCCTTGAGTTCTTCAAAAGTTATGCCCATTTGCGCTGCAAGTTCTCTTATAGCATCATCTTCTTTTGGTAAGAATTCATGGAGTGGTGGGTCTAAAAGTCTTATTGTAACTGGGTAACCCTTCATTTCTCTGAACAGTGCTTCAAAATCTCCTCTTTGCATTGGCAGGAGCTTCTCAAGAGCTTTTCTTCTCTGTTCTTCTGTTCTTGCAACAATCATCTCTCTCATTGCAGGAATTCTATCTTCTTCAAAGAACATGTGCTCTGTTCTGCAAAGACCTATACCCTCTGCACCAAACTTCCTTGCCTGTGCAGCGTCTCTCGGAGTATCTGCATTTGCTCTCACTTTCAGTCTTCTTATCTCGTCTGCCCATTGCATGAATGTTCCAAAATAACCTGTAAGCTCTGGCTCTTTTGTTGGAAGTTCACCAGCATATACATATCCTGTTGAACCGTCAAGTGAAATCCAATCACCTTCACGATAAACTTTTCCATCAGGTGTCGTGAAACATTTCTCTTCTTCGTTTATAGTAATGTCGCCACATCCTGCAACACAGCATTTACCCATACCTCTTGCAACAACTGCAGCGTGTGATGTCATACCGCCCCTTGATGTCAAAATACCCTGAGCTGCAACCATACCTTCAATGTCCTCTGGAGATGTCTCTGTTCTAACAAGAATAACCTTCTTTTCTCCTCTTTCAACAGCAGCTTTTGCTTCTTCAGCTGTGAAATAAATCTTGCCTGTTGCAGCACCAGGTGATGCAGGAAGACCCTTTGCAATTGGTTTTGCAGCTTTGAGCGCATCCGGTTCAAATGTTGGATGAAGTAGGGTATCAAGCTGTTTGGGGTCAACTTTTAACATTGCTTCTTCTTTTGTAATAAGACCTTCCTCTACCATATCAACTGCAATCTTGAGCGCTGCTTGTGCAGTTCTCTTACCATTTCTTGTCTGAAGCATATAGAGTTTGCCTCTTTCAATTGTGAACTCCATATCCTGCATGTCTTTGTAATATGTTTCAAGTTTTTTTGCAATGTCAGCAAGCTGCTGGTAAACTTCTGGCATTGTCTCTTTTAAAGCAGAAATTGGCTGTGGTGTCCTGATACCTGCAACAACGTCTTCACCCTGTGCGTTCATCAAGAATTCGCCATACAGCTCTTTTTCACCTGTTGCAGGATTTCTTGTAAATGCAACGCCTGTACCAGAGTCGTTGCCCATGTTACCATATGCCATCATCTGAACGTTTACAGCTGTTCCCCAATCATGCGGAATCTCGTTAAGTCTTCTGTATACAATAGCTCTTGGGTTGTTCCAGGACCTAAAAACTGCTTTTACCGCTTCTAAGAGTTGAACTTTGGGGTCTTGCGGGAAATCTTCACCTTTTTCAGCTTTGTAAAGCTCTTTGTACTTTACAACAACCTCTTTTAAATGCTCAGCTGTCAAATCTGTATCATATTTTGCACCATACTTTTCTTTGACTTCATCAAGTATCTTTTCAAACTTGTTCTTTTCAATTCCCATAACAACGTCAGAGAACATCTGAATGAATCTTCTATATGAGTCATATGCAAATCTTTCATTGTTTGTAAGTTTCGCAAGCCCTTCTACCACCTGATCGTTAATACCAAGGTTGAGAATTGTATCCATCATACCTGGCATTGAAACTCTTGCACCGCTTCGAACAGAGACAAGAAGTGGGTTGCTTGGATCACCAAATTTCTTGCCTGTGATCTTCTCAAGTTCGGCAAGTTTTTCAAAGATCTCTTCTACAATCTCATCTGCTATCTTTTCGCCCTCTTCATAGTATCTTGTACAAGCCTCTGTTGTGACAGTAAATCCAGGAGGAACAGGAAGTCCAAGATTTGTCATCTCAGCAAGATTCGCGCCTTTTCCGCCAAGAAGCTCTCTCATGTCTTTGTTTCCTTCATAGAACATGTAAACATATTTCTTTTTGCTCAATTAAAATCCCTCCTATGTGAAATTTATTAGGGAGAATATATAAAGAGGAAACTTGGCATGCTACAACATAAAATATTATAGCATATTTTTGCAGTTTGAAAATATATTTTATTTAAAACTTTACCTCAATTCTTTCTTCAAGGTATGAAATTATCTCTTTTATATGCACCCTAACTTGCTCCATGGTATCTCTATCTCTTATCGTAACAGTTTCATCTTCTAAAGTTTGATAATCTACTGTAATCCCAAATGGAGTTCCTATCTCATCTTGACGTCTATATCTTTTACCTATGCTACCACTCTCATCGTATTGAACAATCCACTTGTATTTAAGTTCATTGTAAATTTCCTTTGCCTTTTTTACAAGTTCTTCTTTTTTTAGAAGCGGAAATACTGCAGCTTTTATAGGTGCAATTGCTGGATGAAGGTGAAGTACCACTCTAAAATCATCTTTATCAATCTGCTGGTATTCATATGCATCAATCAAAAATGCAAGTAAAGACCTGTCAACACCTGCAGATGGCTCAATTACATATGGAATATACCTTTGTTTTGTTTCATCGTCAAAATATGTTAAGTTCTCTCCACTGTATTTTTGATGTTGTGTTAGATCAAAATCGGTCCTGTTCGCAATACCTTCAAGTTCAGACCATCCCATTGGGAATAAATATTCAATATCCACACACGCCTTTGCGTAATGTGCAAGCTCATCCTTACCATGTTCTCGAATTCTCAAGTTTTCCTTCCTTATTCCCAGTTTGTAATACCAGTTTATTCTCTGGTCAATCCAATGTCTGTGCCAGTAATCATCCGTTCCTGGTTTTACAAAATATTCAATTTCCATCTGTTCAAACTCTCTTGTTCTGAAGATAAAATTGCCAGGGGTGATCTCATTTCTGAACGACTTACCGATTTGAGCAATCCCAAACGGAAGTTTTTTTCTCATAGTCTGCTGTACATTTACAAAATTTACGAAAATACCTTGTGCTGTTTCAGGTCTCAAGTATACTACTGCCGACTCTTCCTCCACAGGACCCATAAATG
The DNA window shown above is from Caldicellulosiruptor owensensis OL and carries:
- the ppdK gene encoding pyruvate, phosphate dikinase, whose product is MSKKKYVYMFYEGNKDMRELLGGKGANLAEMTNLGLPVPPGFTVTTEACTRYYEEGEKIADEIVEEIFEKLAELEKITGKKFGDPSNPLLVSVRSGARVSMPGMMDTILNLGINDQVVEGLAKLTNNERFAYDSYRRFIQMFSDVVMGIEKNKFEKILDEVKEKYGAKYDTDLTAEHLKEVVVKYKELYKAEKGEDFPQDPKVQLLEAVKAVFRSWNNPRAIVYRRLNEIPHDWGTAVNVQMMAYGNMGNDSGTGVAFTRNPATGEKELYGEFLMNAQGEDVVAGIRTPQPISALKETMPEVYQQLADIAKKLETYYKDMQDMEFTIERGKLYMLQTRNGKRTAQAALKIAVDMVEEGLITKEEAMLKVDPKQLDTLLHPTFEPDALKAAKPIAKGLPASPGAATGKIYFTAEEAKAAVERGEKKVILVRTETSPEDIEGMVAAQGILTSRGGMTSHAAVVARGMGKCCVAGCGDITINEEEKCFTTPDGKVYREGDWISLDGSTGYVYAGELPTKEPELTGYFGTFMQWADEIRRLKVRANADTPRDAAQARKFGAEGIGLCRTEHMFFEEDRIPAMREMIVARTEEQRRKALEKLLPMQRGDFEALFREMKGYPVTIRLLDPPLHEFLPKEDDAIRELAAQMGITFEELKAIVQSLHELNPMLGHRGCRLAVTYPEIAEMQTRAIIEAAINVKNEGIDVVPEIMVPLVGEVKELKYIKDIIVKTAEKVMEEKGVKIEYKVGTMIEVPRAALTADEIAKEAEFFSFGTNDLTQMTFGFSRDDIGKFLNDYFEKKIFETDPFARLDEKGVGKLIKMAAELGRATRPDIKLGICGEHGGDPSSIEFCHNAGLDYVSCSPFRVPIARLAAAQAQVKSKMKAFIDK
- a CDS encoding glycine--tRNA ligase, which gives rise to MDEIVALCKRRGFIFQSSEIYGGLNSCWDYGPLGVEMKNNIKRLWWKANVQLRDDVVGLDSSILMNPKVWEASGHLSNFADPMADCKVCKKRWRTDQLQEYKCPECGGELTEARMFNLMFKTFMGPVEEESAVVYLRPETAQGIFVNFVNVQQTMRKKLPFGIAQIGKSFRNEITPGNFIFRTREFEQMEIEYFVKPGTDDYWHRHWIDQRINWYYKLGIRKENLRIREHGKDELAHYAKACVDIEYLFPMGWSELEGIANRTDFDLTQHQKYSGENLTYFDDETKQRYIPYVIEPSAGVDRSLLAFLIDAYEYQQIDKDDFRVVLHLHPAIAPIKAAVFPLLKKEELVKKAKEIYNELKYKWIVQYDESGSIGKRYRRQDEIGTPFGITVDYQTLEDETVTIRDRDTMEQVRVHIKEIISYLEERIEVKF